A region from the Silene latifolia isolate original U9 population chromosome 7, ASM4854445v1, whole genome shotgun sequence genome encodes:
- the LOC141591472 gene encoding plant-specific TFIIB-related protein PTF2-like, with translation MAVCKRCKNKTLVTNDVTGDTVCSSCGVVQDFTNFHHQFGDGGGNFVTPGTTGSAHDYTYKDRKFYHSNNIIEDIAYHLDLLDRAWEVKDMVNKVTDGEYGLGNWFSVLVGACCYIVMRQKNKVLTIDGVCDVVGSDLYEMGRMVGRVVDFLGLELPEFDVVGLLERTIRMFSGFKEVDKEKVEVMVKHGNFVVQCCIKWWLTTGRRPGPVVVAVLFFVAELNGFKVRIEEVAKEVNVGIATCKLRYKELREALVEVAKGLPWGNDINLKNIMRHAPSVIKYMEMKSMGSSKKRGHGNGLGDFGDAHREDHKKTRSGNRLGEFDSNNDLRDLFDGDAGHKIDIGGSGVENGLQPDGEAHGCYSCNGDLKDLKASYENLAKLYSKFKAEFASNRITNRDEVHNYEDEHNDLDLHNEWWSGESELFEKLFLKQLEEKDVGLDALPPSYIRGCLAVKKRREKIGAAKMRINNIRFPSTDDGLCSGIESSSDMCVSENVIHHKKRKSKSRRTKKEEPHDIIDWEDFIIETLLLHKVKEEEIEKGHYKALLGLHVFKGSE, from the coding sequence ATGGCAGTGTGCAAGAGGTGCAAGAATAAGACTTTGGTAACCAATGATGTCACTGGAGATACTGTTTGTTCCTCTTGTGGAGTTGTCCAAGACTTCACCAACTTCCACCACCAATTTGGCGACGGCGGAGGAAATTTTGTTACCCCTGGCACCACCGGTTCAGCCCACGATTACACTTACAAAGACCGCAAATTCTACCACTCCAACAATATCATCGAGGACATTGCGTACCACCTAGATTTATTAGATCGGGCTTGGGAGGTTAAAGACATGGTCAACAAGGTGACGGATGGCGAGTATGGTTTAGGCAATTGGTTTAGTGTCTTGGTTGGTGCTTGTTGTTATATTGTTATGAGACAGAAAAATAAGGTTTTGACTATTGATGGGGTATGTGATGTTGTGGGGAGTGACTTGTATGAGATGGGGAGGATGGTAGGAAGGGTGGTCGATTTTTTAGGGTTAGAGTTACCTGAATTTGATGTTGTTGGGTTGTTGGAGAGGACGATCCGTATGTTTTCTGGGTTTAAAGAGGTTGACAAGGAGAAGGTTGAGGTTATGGTGAAGCATGGGAATTTTGTGGTCCAATGCTGTATAAAGTGGTGGTTGACTACCGGAAGACGGCCAGGGCCAGTCGTCGTGGCAGTATTATTTTTTGTGGCCGAGTTGAATGGATTTAAGGTGAGGATTGAGGAGGTAGCTAAAGAAGTTAATGTGGGGATAGCGACATGTAAGTTGAGGTACAAGGAGCTCCGGGAAGCACTTGTGGAGGTGGCAAAAGGATTGCCTTGGGGAAATGATATTAATCTCAAGAATATTATGAGGCATGCACCATCTGTAATAAAGTATATGGAGATGAAATCCATGGGGAGTTCAAAGAAGAGAGGTCATGGGAATGGTTTGGGAGATTTTGGTGATGCACATAGGGAAGATCATAAGAAAACAAGGTCTGGCAATAGACTTGGTGAATTTGATTCTAATAATGATCTTAGGGACCTTTTTGACGGGGATGCAGGACACAAGATCGATATTGGTGGTAGTGGTGTTGAAAATGGTTTACAGCCTGATGGTGAGGCTCATGGTTGCTATTCTTGTAATGGCGACTTGAAGGATCTTAAGGCCTCATATGAAAATTTAGCAAAACTCTATTCCAAGTTCAAGGCCGAGTTTGCAAGTAATAGAATTACTAATAGGGATGAAGTCCATAATTATGAAGATGAACATAATGACCTTGATCTTCATAATGAATGGTGGAGTGGGGAATCAGAGTTGTTTGAAAAGCTCTTCTTGAAGCAGTTAGAGGAGAAAGATGTTGGTTTGGATGCACTTCCACCATCTTATATTCGCGGTTGCCTGGCAGTTAAGAAGAGAAGAGAAAAGATTGGAGCAGCTAAGATGCGCATTAATAACATTCGTTTCCCTTCAACTGACGATGGTTTGTGTAGTGGAATTGAAAGCAGTAGTGATATGTGTGTATCCGAAAATGTTATTCATCATAAGAAGAGAAAAAGTAAAAGTAGACGTACGAAGAAAGAGGAGCCACATGATATTATCGATTGGGAAGATTTTATCATCGAGACGCTTTTGCTACATAAAGTAAAGGAGGAGGAAATTGAAAAGGGCCATTACAAAGCCTTGCTCGGCCTACATGTTTTTAAAGGATCTGAATAA
- the LOC141591473 gene encoding scarecrow-like protein 14 yields MLIAHSSFSPLFQGAGVIMGSKSGNFTDNSVNEQHSDNPGFDETLNYVNLFNYKDQSEDLSSLNLPSPSADPTQYDSGSYSKVGQGLGVEVSEDNDSDSDNVLKYISEILMEEDMDQKPCMFHESLSLQVSQRQFSDAVGTNDPIISGFVDSSGGHSLISANGLSTSEGHDSLFDQTAPVESYSQHSQTLFGSGSVLDSTSFGLPAENNVFTEDLMMQFQKGMEEASKFLPKSNNIVIDIENMDFPDETEDAAIPLVKNEEDEFAPDGSVGTKIHSREEDEFDEDRSNKQSAVSTEEAELSDMFDRVLLCQPTEQEGTCTMRFDSKEGSGQTPGPSKLDDSKNQAVDLRTLLILCAESIASDDRRTSDELLKQIRKHSSSDGDGSQRLAYYFGNALEARLAGTGAQIYTSLSSKRTTAADMIKAYQLFYCICPFKRISIGFANHSILKAVENKSKLHIIDFGILYGFQWPLLIQGLSERPGGPPKLCITGIDLPQPGFRPSERVETTGVRLANYCRKFNVPFEYHAIAQRWETITLEDLKLENDGIIIVNCLFRFKNLLDETIMVDSPRNAVLNLVRRIKPDIFLHGVVNGSYNSPFFVTRFREALFHYSTLFDMFEANASRKDPERVLFEKELYGREIMNVVACEGTERVERPETYKQWQTRNIRVGFRQHCLDLEVLAKLRSKAKGNYHRDFVIDVDGQWILLGWKGRIIHAISAWVPA; encoded by the coding sequence GAGCAGGAGTAATCATGGGTTCAAAATCTGGGAACTTTACTGATAATTCTGTAAATGAACAGCATTCTGATAACCCTGGTTTTGATGAAACCTTAAATTATGTTAATTTGTTCAATTATAAAGACCAATCTGAAGATCTTAGTTCACTGAATCTACCAAGCCCATCAGCTGACCCAACACAGTATGATTCGGGTTCGTATTCGAAGGTTGGCCAGGGGTTGGGGGTGGAAGTATCTGAGGATAATGATTCTGATTCTGATAATGTTCTGAAGTACATTAGTGAAATACTCATGGAAGAGGATATGGATCAAAAACCCTGTATGTTCCATGAGTCTCTATCCCTGCAAGTTTCCCAAAGACAGTTTAGTGACGCTGTAGGGACTAACGACCCTATTATAAGCGGTTTTGTGGATAGCTCGGGAGGTCATTCTTTGATTTCGGCTAATGGTTTGAGTACTAGTGAGGGACATGATTCCTTGTTTGATCAAACAGCTCCTGTTGAGTCATATTCGCAACATTCTCAGACGTTATTTGGTTCAGGAAGTGTTTTAGATAGTACCTCGTTTGGTTTACCAGCGGAAAATAATGTATTTACTGAAGATTTGATGATGCAATTTCAGAAGGGAATGGAGGAGGCTAGTAAGTTCTTGCCAAAGAGTAATAATATCGTTATTGACATTGAGAACATGGATTTCCCGGATGAAACGGAGGACGCTGCAATCCCTCTGGTGAAGAATGAAGAGGATGAATTTGCGCCAGATGGGTCTGTCGGGACAAAGATTCATTCTCGTGAGGAGGACGAGTTTGATGAAGACAGGAGTAACAAGCAATCTGCTGTTTCCACTGAAGAGGCTGAGTTGTCTGATATGTTTGATAGGGTTTTGCTGTGCCAGCCTACAGAACAAGAGGGTACTTGCACCATGCGCTTCGACTCCAAGGAAGGGTCGGGCCAAACACCAGGTCCAAGCAAGCTGGATGATAGTAAGAATCAAGCTGTGGATTTAAGGACGCTGTTGATACTGTGCGCTGAATCTATTGCATCTGATGATCGTAGAACGAGTGATGAATTGTTGAAGCAGATTAGAAAGCATTCCTCCAGTGACGGTGATGGGTCTCAAAGGTTGGCCTATTATTTTGGTAATGCTCTGGAAGCTCGATTAGCGGGTACTGGCGCACAGATTTATACCTCTCTGAGTTCCAAGAGGACGACGGCTGCTGATATGATAAAAGCGTATCAGTTGTTCTATTGTATTTGTCCATTTAAGAGAATATCCATTGGGTTTGCTAATCATAGCATTCTGAAAGCTGTCGAAAACAAGTCAAAGCTCCATATCATAGATTTTGGCATTCTCTATGGTTTCCAATGGCCTCTCCTCATTCAAGGCCTTTCAGAACGACCTGGTGGACCGCCTAAACTGTGTATTACTGGGATTGATCTTCCTCAACCAGGGTTTCGACCATCAGAGAGAGTCGAGACAACAGGGGTTCGTTTGGCAAATTATTGCCGAAAATTCAATGTACCCTTTGAATATCATGCCATTGCGCAGAGATGGGAAACAATCACGCTTGAAGACCTCAAGTTAGAAAATGACGGAATTATCATTGTCAACTGTCTCTTCCGGTTCAAGAACCTCCTTGATGAGACAATAATGGTCGATAGCCCAAGGAATGCAGTCCTCAACTTGGTGAGAAGGATAAAACCTGACATCTTCCTTCACGGAGTTGTAAACGGGTCTTATAACTCTCCCTTCTTTGTCACGCGTTTCAGAGAGGCTCTCTTCCATTACTCAACCCTATTTGACATGTTTGAAGCCAATGCTAGTAGAAAAGATCCAGAACGGGTTTTGTTTGAAAAGGAGTTATACGGAAGGGAGATCATGAATGTTGTGGCCTGTGAAGGTACTGAGAGGGTTGAAAGGCCTGAGACATACAAACAGTGGCAGACGCGGAACATTAGAGTTGGGTTTAGGCAGCATTGTTTGGACCTAGAGGTTTTGGCTAAACTGAGGAGCAAGGCTAAAGGGAACTATCATAGAGATTTCGTCATTGATGTTGATGGTCAATGGATTTTACTCGGGTGGAAGGGCCGGATTATCCATGCAATCTCAGCTTGGGTTCCTGCCTAG